The following are encoded in a window of Brevibacillus sp. DP1.3A genomic DNA:
- a CDS encoding aldehyde dehydrogenase family protein, with product MEARSYDLYIGGEWVKTESYIPVLHKYSGECIASISKACQHHVTEAVEAAWETFKADKLTPFQRYKILLKASELMEERRDEMERSLIREVGKTRKDAMNELDRTINTLRLSAEEAKKIHGEMIPLQATEGSENRLGFTIRVPKGVIGAITPFNYPLLLSTHKIAPALAAGNTLVVKPATVTPIATFLLVEILEEAGLPKGYVNIVTGAGSQVGEWLLDEERIAMYTFTGSGEVGRRIKERSGMRPVALELGNNSPNIVHLDADLELAARQTAARSFHNAGQACIAVQRIYVHESVMQTFSDLYISHVHQLKVGNPEDPETDVGPMISEKEASRTEEWVQEAISQGARSLMPVKREGALFYPAVLVDTRPEMKVVCREVFAPVVTIIPYSDLEDAFTQANDSEYGLQAGIFTRDLNVAMKAARVLEYGGVVINDVSTYRNDVMPYGGIKNSGLGKEGPRYAVEEMTEERMVVINL from the coding sequence ATGGAAGCGAGATCGTATGATTTGTACATCGGCGGAGAATGGGTGAAAACAGAGAGCTACATTCCCGTCCTTCACAAGTACTCGGGCGAGTGCATCGCGAGTATTTCCAAGGCCTGTCAGCACCATGTAACAGAAGCGGTGGAAGCTGCGTGGGAGACGTTTAAGGCAGATAAATTGACTCCTTTTCAACGATACAAAATCTTGCTGAAAGCCTCTGAGCTAATGGAGGAACGCCGGGATGAGATGGAGCGATCCTTGATTCGCGAAGTGGGCAAAACGCGCAAGGACGCGATGAATGAGCTGGATCGGACGATCAATACACTGCGCTTGTCGGCAGAGGAAGCCAAGAAAATTCACGGGGAAATGATTCCGCTGCAAGCAACAGAAGGCTCGGAAAACCGTCTGGGCTTTACCATTCGGGTGCCAAAGGGAGTAATCGGTGCCATTACGCCGTTTAACTATCCCTTGCTGCTCAGCACGCACAAGATCGCGCCAGCGCTTGCCGCAGGAAATACACTGGTGGTTAAGCCAGCTACAGTCACGCCTATCGCAACCTTTCTGTTGGTGGAGATTCTGGAGGAAGCAGGCCTGCCAAAAGGCTATGTAAATATCGTGACAGGGGCAGGCAGTCAGGTAGGGGAATGGCTGCTCGATGAAGAGCGCATCGCCATGTACACCTTTACCGGGTCAGGAGAAGTCGGTCGCCGCATCAAGGAGCGAAGTGGCATGCGTCCCGTTGCGCTGGAGCTGGGCAACAACTCTCCCAATATCGTTCACCTCGATGCAGATTTGGAGCTGGCAGCCCGTCAAACAGCCGCCCGCAGCTTTCACAATGCTGGTCAAGCATGCATTGCTGTCCAGCGCATTTACGTGCATGAATCGGTTATGCAGACGTTCAGTGACTTGTATATCTCGCATGTCCATCAATTGAAGGTAGGGAACCCGGAAGATCCGGAGACGGATGTCGGCCCAATGATCAGTGAAAAAGAGGCGAGCCGTACAGAGGAATGGGTACAGGAAGCGATTAGCCAAGGGGCAAGATCGCTCATGCCTGTCAAACGGGAAGGGGCACTCTTCTATCCCGCTGTGTTGGTGGATACAAGACCAGAGATGAAGGTGGTTTGCCGGGAAGTGTTCGCGCCTGTCGTTACGATCATTCCGTACAGTGACCTTGAAGATGCTTTTACACAAGCGAATGATTCGGAGTACGGCTTGCAGGCGGGGATTTTTACCCGTGATTTGAACGTCGCAATGAAAGCAGCACGCGTGCTGGAGTACGGTGGCGTGGTGATCAACGACGTATCGACCTATCGCAATGACGTCATGCCTTACGGCGGAATCAAAAACAGCGGACTGGGCAAGGAAGGTCCGCGTTACGCAGTCGAAGAGATGACAGAAGAGCGAATGGTGGTGATCAACCTATGA
- a CDS encoding SDR family oxidoreductase, with protein MSGQLLQGKTAIVTGAASGMGKAIAKLFADEGANVILADLNKEAAVVVAQELPQGKGHAVQTDVADDTSVAALVKETLETYGSIDVLVNCAGVPQAFTPIEELTLEQWDRIMSVNTKSIFLTTRHAVPYMKEKGKGSIINIASIAGIRARPGLNAYCASKGAAIMLSKALAIELAPFQIRVNVINPGPAETPMLGKFINGDEAEVEAGKKDIFISSVPLGMLIQPEDIAQAALYLASDLSKIVTGEVMNVDGGRGI; from the coding sequence ATGAGCGGGCAACTTTTGCAAGGAAAAACGGCGATTGTAACAGGGGCCGCGTCAGGAATGGGCAAGGCCATTGCGAAGCTTTTTGCGGACGAGGGAGCCAACGTCATCCTGGCTGATTTGAACAAAGAGGCGGCAGTAGTGGTCGCTCAAGAGCTGCCACAAGGAAAAGGTCATGCGGTGCAAACGGATGTGGCAGACGATACGAGCGTCGCTGCACTCGTGAAGGAAACGCTCGAAACATACGGCTCGATCGATGTCCTGGTCAACTGCGCGGGTGTTCCCCAAGCGTTTACACCCATTGAGGAGCTGACCTTGGAGCAGTGGGATCGCATCATGTCTGTGAACACGAAGTCGATCTTTTTGACGACAAGGCATGCGGTTCCCTACATGAAGGAGAAGGGGAAAGGCAGCATCATCAATATCGCTTCGATTGCTGGGATCAGAGCCCGTCCGGGGCTGAATGCGTACTGCGCGTCCAAAGGGGCCGCTATCATGTTGAGCAAAGCACTGGCGATTGAGCTCGCTCCTTTTCAAATCCGGGTCAATGTCATCAATCCAGGGCCGGCAGAGACACCGATGCTGGGTAAGTTTATCAATGGAGATGAAGCGGAAGTAGAGGCCGGGAAAAAAGATATTTTCATCAGCAGTGTTCCATTGGGCATGTTGATTCAGCCGGAGGATATCGCGCAGGCGGCTCTCTATTTGGCTTCTGATCTATCCAAAATTGTCACGGGCGAGGTCATGAATGTAGACGGTGGAAGAGGGATCTAG
- a CDS encoding TRAP transporter substrate-binding protein — MFRKKGSFVLASIMSVSLFLAACGGGGGQQTAPPAGQAGGTEAPKSEGQSYVFKAGHSLTEDHPYHLALKKMAEDVDKRSNGKVKIEVYPLSQLGAERELTEALTFGTADMSITSTAPVMNFHPKLGVLDLPFLFDSREQAYKVLDGQVGQDILKDLENANLVGLAWAENGFRHITNGSKVIKKPEDVAGLKIRTQENPIHLAAFEALGAKPTPMAWTEALTALQQGVVDAQENPAIVAQTYKLYESKQTQMALTGHVYSAAMILFSKPVWDKLPADVQQLLAEEAKKAGQYERELMIKMEEEAISNIKAKGVVITEDVDKQAFRDVMKPVYDKFSGQFGKELVDQIVNTK; from the coding sequence ATGTTTCGGAAGAAGGGGAGCTTCGTGCTAGCGAGCATCATGTCTGTGTCTTTATTTCTGGCGGCGTGCGGAGGAGGAGGCGGTCAACAGACTGCTCCGCCTGCGGGACAAGCTGGGGGGACTGAAGCGCCGAAAAGTGAAGGCCAAAGCTATGTATTCAAAGCAGGGCATTCACTGACGGAAGATCATCCATACCATTTGGCATTGAAAAAAATGGCTGAGGATGTCGACAAGCGCTCGAACGGAAAAGTGAAAATCGAGGTGTATCCGCTGAGCCAGCTAGGAGCGGAGCGTGAATTGACAGAGGCGCTGACCTTTGGAACGGCGGATATGTCGATTACCTCGACTGCGCCCGTAATGAACTTCCATCCGAAGCTGGGCGTGCTTGATCTCCCGTTCTTGTTTGATAGCCGTGAGCAGGCGTACAAGGTACTCGACGGACAAGTCGGGCAGGACATCCTCAAGGATTTGGAAAACGCCAATCTGGTCGGGCTGGCTTGGGCTGAAAACGGCTTCCGCCATATTACGAACGGTTCGAAGGTGATCAAGAAGCCGGAAGATGTGGCAGGGTTGAAGATACGCACGCAGGAAAACCCGATTCATCTGGCTGCATTCGAAGCATTGGGAGCGAAGCCGACCCCAATGGCTTGGACAGAGGCGCTGACGGCGCTGCAACAAGGAGTCGTCGATGCCCAGGAAAATCCGGCGATTGTCGCACAGACCTACAAGCTATATGAATCTAAGCAAACACAAATGGCCTTGACCGGGCATGTCTACTCAGCGGCGATGATCTTGTTCAGCAAGCCTGTATGGGATAAGCTCCCGGCAGATGTCCAGCAACTTCTTGCCGAGGAAGCAAAAAAAGCAGGTCAGTACGAGCGCGAGTTGATGATCAAGATGGAAGAAGAGGCCATTTCCAATATTAAAGCAAAAGGTGTAGTCATTACCGAGGATGTTGATAAGCAAGCTTTCCGCGATGTGATGAAGCCTGTCTATGACAAATTTTCCGGGCAGTTTGGCAAAGAGCTGGTGGATCAAATTGTAAATACAAAATAA
- a CDS encoding TRAP transporter small permease, with protein MGNLVSKINSILRFFIIALLAIMVIAVFLQVLFRFLLDQPLAWTEELARYLLIWITFLGSAYAMSIKAHIGTEYIQKYLSPRMNKVVLVIAALCSLLFFLVMVQQGYLLSTRSMTQTSPTLLVPMGYVYMVIPVSGALLIMNVIHVTWKDITGKE; from the coding sequence GTGGGCAACCTTGTTTCCAAAATAAACAGCATCCTTCGTTTTTTCATCATTGCCCTTCTGGCTATTATGGTGATCGCTGTCTTCTTGCAGGTGCTTTTCCGTTTTTTGCTCGACCAGCCCTTGGCATGGACGGAGGAATTGGCTCGGTATTTGCTAATCTGGATCACGTTTCTGGGATCAGCGTACGCGATGTCGATCAAAGCACACATCGGTACAGAATACATTCAAAAGTACTTGTCGCCTCGCATGAACAAGGTGGTGCTGGTTATTGCCGCTTTGTGTAGTCTGCTTTTCTTTCTCGTCATGGTTCAGCAAGGCTACTTGTTATCTACGAGAAGCATGACGCAAACCTCACCCACTCTGCTCGTTCCCATGGGCTATGTATACATGGTGATTCCGGTCAGCGGTGCCTTACTCATCATGAACGTGATCCATGTGACATGGAAAGACATTACCGGGAAGGAGTGA
- a CDS encoding TRAP transporter large permease, protein MGTILFVTLLVLLILNVPIGVALGLSVVVVFMLEGNIPLLVVIQKMFNGTDSFPLMAIPFFLLAGKLMETGGISARLIRFANTIVGNLPGGLAIVAVMGCTFFAAISGSSAATTAAVGGILIPHMVKKGYNVRFSAALHATGGTIGVMIPPSVPMVLYGVAASASISDLFIAGIGPGILVAISLILYSYWISKKNGWGGGEKHTSKEIWEAFKDAILAILMPIIILGGIYGAIFTPTEAAVVAVIYGLVVGLFVYREIKWKDLGEIFAGSASMTAVIMLIIATANAFGYLMTRENIPQEIAQFMLGITDSTIITLLIINILLLILGTFMETAVTIILLTPILLPITNSLGIDPVLFGVIMVVNSAIGMLTPPVGINLLVAGNIAKLQNTEIEQAVIPFLVIMIVDLMLITYIPEISLFLVNLSK, encoded by the coding sequence GTGGGTACGATTTTGTTTGTAACACTGTTGGTGCTCCTGATCCTGAACGTACCGATTGGGGTGGCACTGGGGTTATCTGTCGTTGTCGTGTTTATGCTGGAGGGAAACATCCCTCTTCTGGTTGTCATTCAGAAGATGTTCAACGGGACAGATTCCTTCCCACTGATGGCGATCCCGTTCTTCCTCTTGGCAGGAAAGCTGATGGAAACAGGCGGAATCTCGGCTAGGCTGATTCGTTTTGCGAATACGATTGTCGGGAACCTTCCGGGAGGATTGGCAATCGTGGCGGTCATGGGTTGTACTTTTTTTGCAGCGATATCGGGTTCTTCTGCTGCGACAACGGCAGCCGTAGGGGGAATTTTGATCCCGCACATGGTCAAAAAAGGGTATAATGTCCGGTTTTCTGCGGCTTTGCATGCAACAGGGGGAACGATCGGTGTCATGATTCCTCCAAGCGTGCCAATGGTTTTGTACGGGGTAGCAGCGAGTGCCTCGATTAGCGACTTGTTTATTGCCGGGATCGGGCCGGGTATTCTTGTAGCGATCTCGCTGATCCTGTACTCGTATTGGATCAGTAAGAAAAACGGCTGGGGTGGCGGAGAGAAGCATACGTCTAAAGAGATCTGGGAGGCATTCAAGGACGCCATTTTGGCGATCCTCATGCCGATCATTATTCTTGGCGGTATATACGGGGCCATCTTTACTCCAACAGAAGCAGCGGTTGTAGCCGTGATTTACGGTCTGGTTGTCGGGCTTTTCGTCTACCGGGAGATCAAGTGGAAGGACCTGGGGGAAATATTCGCGGGCTCTGCCAGCATGACAGCGGTCATCATGCTTATTATTGCGACCGCCAATGCATTTGGTTATCTGATGACGAGGGAAAACATCCCGCAGGAAATTGCACAATTCATGCTGGGGATTACCGACAGCACGATCATTACGTTGCTCATTATTAACATCTTACTGCTCATTTTGGGGACGTTCATGGAAACGGCGGTTACGATCATTCTCCTGACACCGATCCTGCTGCCGATCACGAATTCTTTGGGCATTGATCCGGTGCTATTCGGGGTGATCATGGTCGTCAACTCCGCGATCGGTATGCTGACTCCACCTGTTGGGATCAATTTGTTGGTAGCAGGAAATATTGCGAAGCTCCAGAATACGGAGATTGAGCAAGCGGTGATCCCGTTTTTGGTCATCATGATCGTCGACTTGATGCTCATCACTTACATTCCTGAAATCAGCTTATTCCTTGTTAACTTGAGCAAGTAA
- a CDS encoding FAD-binding oxidoreductase, whose amino-acid sequence MDYKQALVGLLGEERVSTNPTVLEHHSHDESYHTPHLPEVVVFPQTAEEVSQIMKLANEKRIAVTPFGMGTSLEGHAIPYAGGISMDFSLMNQVLEVRPKDFLVRVQPGVTRTQLNKELKKHGLFFSVDPGADATLGGMAATNASGTTSVRYGVMRDQVRDLEVVTADGRIIRTGSMTAKSSSGYHLSGLFVGSEGTLGVFTELTLRVYGIPEATTAARASFPSVQDAVDTVVDILGAGIQVARIELVDERSIQQVNLYKETSYPEAPTLFIEFHGSEQGLAYDIDFAQNIADGHGCTQFLFETDSKARTQLWDARHNLAYAFLHKSPGKKLMVTDVCLPISELAGAVVDARQAIDRAGLDGAIAGHVGDGNYHAILMIDLNDSEEVARAEEVNAHLVEYALSRGGTCTGEHGVGVGKIKYQRKEHGEALDVMKAMKHVLDPNGILNPGKIFEK is encoded by the coding sequence GTGGATTACAAGCAAGCGTTAGTGGGACTGCTGGGGGAAGAACGAGTATCGACCAATCCCACTGTACTGGAGCACCACAGCCATGATGAATCGTACCATACCCCGCATCTTCCGGAAGTGGTCGTGTTCCCGCAGACGGCAGAGGAAGTCAGTCAAATCATGAAGCTGGCCAACGAAAAGCGCATTGCGGTAACGCCGTTTGGCATGGGGACCAGTCTGGAAGGCCACGCGATTCCTTATGCGGGCGGTATTAGTATGGATTTTTCCTTGATGAACCAAGTGCTGGAGGTGCGACCGAAGGATTTCCTTGTGAGAGTCCAGCCCGGTGTGACGCGCACCCAGCTCAATAAAGAATTGAAAAAGCACGGATTGTTTTTCTCCGTCGATCCTGGCGCGGACGCGACTTTGGGTGGGATGGCTGCTACAAACGCCAGTGGAACAACCTCTGTCCGCTATGGCGTAATGCGTGATCAGGTGCGCGATCTGGAAGTGGTGACGGCGGACGGACGTATCATCCGTACAGGGAGCATGACAGCCAAATCCTCCTCAGGCTACCATCTTTCGGGGCTGTTTGTGGGGTCGGAGGGAACGCTTGGTGTATTCACAGAGCTGACCTTGCGTGTTTACGGCATCCCTGAGGCGACAACGGCGGCACGTGCCAGCTTCCCTTCCGTGCAGGATGCCGTCGATACCGTCGTGGATATTCTCGGAGCGGGTATTCAAGTAGCGCGAATCGAGCTGGTTGATGAACGTTCCATCCAACAAGTGAATCTGTACAAAGAAACGAGCTACCCGGAAGCGCCGACGCTGTTTATCGAGTTCCACGGCAGTGAACAAGGGCTCGCGTATGATATCGACTTTGCGCAGAACATCGCCGATGGACATGGCTGCACGCAGTTTCTTTTTGAAACTGATTCAAAGGCGCGGACGCAGCTCTGGGATGCTCGTCATAACCTAGCGTATGCCTTCCTGCACAAATCCCCCGGGAAAAAGCTGATGGTGACAGATGTTTGCTTGCCGATTTCCGAGCTGGCAGGAGCAGTTGTGGACGCGCGGCAAGCCATTGATCGAGCTGGGCTGGATGGAGCGATTGCAGGCCATGTCGGGGATGGGAACTATCACGCTATCCTGATGATCGACCTGAATGACTCCGAAGAAGTGGCGCGTGCCGAGGAAGTAAATGCCCATCTGGTGGAATACGCATTGAGTCGGGGAGGAACCTGCACTGGAGAGCATGGTGTGGGTGTGGGGAAAATCAAATACCAGCGCAAGGAACACGGAGAAGCACTGGACGTTATGAAAGCCATGAAGCATGTGCTGGACCCGAACGGTATTTTGAATCCGGGAAAAATTTTCGAGAAATAA